A portion of the Ferrimonas lipolytica genome contains these proteins:
- a CDS encoding IS256 family transposase, whose product MTKPTFDMEAAIEALRSGQDLTGKDGILTPLIKQLTEAALKAELDQHLAEDGSNNRKNGKTPKRVKTAAGSFELNTPRDRDGTFEPQLVKKHQTHLTDEMERKIIAMFSLGTSYQDIRAHIADMYDIEVSNGTISAITDKLLPELQAWRERDLEALYPIVWLDAIHYKIKENGRYVTKAIYTILALNVEGKKELLGLYLSDNEGAHHWLSILTDLHNRGIKDIIIACVDGLKGFPEAIATIFPKTEVQLCIIHQIRNSMKYIASKNQKAFMADLKCVYKAATLAAAETALDELEAKWGEKYPVVIKSWRSKWALLSAYFRYPDYVRRAIYTTNAVEAVHRQFRKLTKTKGGFASENGLLKLLYAGILKASERWSHPIQNWNLTLSQLSIHFEGRLDEYIDL is encoded by the coding sequence ATGACCAAACCTACTTTCGACATGGAAGCCGCCATTGAGGCACTTCGCTCAGGCCAAGACCTGACCGGTAAAGATGGCATCCTGACGCCCCTCATCAAACAACTCACCGAAGCTGCCCTCAAGGCCGAGCTGGACCAGCATCTGGCTGAGGATGGCTCCAATAATCGCAAAAACGGCAAGACTCCCAAAAGGGTCAAAACCGCAGCGGGTAGCTTTGAACTCAATACACCTCGAGACCGAGACGGCACATTTGAGCCTCAGTTGGTGAAAAAGCATCAGACCCACCTGACTGATGAAATGGAACGCAAGATCATCGCTATGTTTTCGTTGGGCACTAGCTACCAAGATATCCGTGCTCATATCGCGGACATGTACGACATCGAGGTCTCTAACGGCACGATTAGCGCCATCACAGACAAGTTGCTACCCGAGCTACAGGCTTGGCGAGAACGGGATCTTGAAGCCCTGTACCCCATTGTCTGGCTTGATGCTATCCACTACAAAATCAAAGAAAATGGCCGCTACGTCACTAAAGCGATTTACACAATTCTTGCTTTGAATGTTGAGGGAAAGAAAGAGCTTTTGGGCTTATACCTGTCTGATAATGAGGGCGCCCACCACTGGCTCAGCATCCTGACCGATCTCCACAATCGTGGGATTAAAGATATCATCATCGCCTGCGTAGACGGCCTCAAAGGCTTCCCTGAAGCCATTGCGACTATCTTCCCGAAAACCGAAGTCCAGCTCTGCATCATCCACCAGATCCGAAACTCAATGAAGTACATTGCCTCAAAGAACCAAAAGGCCTTTATGGCTGATCTGAAATGCGTTTATAAAGCTGCTACGCTCGCCGCAGCAGAAACAGCTCTGGACGAACTGGAAGCCAAATGGGGTGAAAAATATCCCGTCGTTATCAAGTCCTGGCGAAGCAAGTGGGCGCTGCTCTCAGCGTACTTTAGATACCCGGACTACGTGCGACGAGCCATATACACCACTAATGCTGTTGAGGCCGTGCACCGCCAATTTCGGAAGCTGACCAAAACCAAAGGTGGCTTTGCCAGCGAGAACGGTTTACTCAAGCTTCTCTACGCCGGTATATTGAAGGCGTCGGAGCGCTGGTCGCACCCCATCCAGAATTGGAATTTGACGCTGTCTCAGTTGTCGATCCACTTTGAGGGTCGATTGGACGAATACATCGACTTGTGA
- the alr gene encoding alanine racemase, producing the protein MSEPYLSINLESIKYNSMLLSSKTNRECELIAIIKADAYGHGALEVCQALESINVFAVARLSEGVALKASGIKKDILVFSGINTHRELMQALEHELTVVIHTESQLDILRALPACCELNCWVKFDSGMHRLGLHIDELSRTLSALNDMPYIKVNGVLSHYSSADSDSERSLLQLDKFECAVSNIDINSSITNSAGLLQGYFREQSHARIGLSLYGVSPFSNKIGYDFGLRASQTLNAYVISVRQHCKNEPVGYDGIWISEQDTNLAVIGIGYADGYPRSAKSGTPVLIHGVEYPLVGRVSMDLICVDIGNDSEVKVGDEVVLWGGALPIEHIARCAGVIPYELLTGVSKRVNRRYFNN; encoded by the coding sequence GTGTCCGAACCTTACTTATCCATTAACTTAGAATCAATAAAATATAATTCAATGCTTTTGAGTTCAAAAACAAATAGAGAATGTGAACTTATTGCTATAATAAAGGCTGATGCTTATGGACATGGTGCTCTCGAGGTATGTCAGGCTCTAGAGTCTATAAATGTTTTTGCTGTTGCTCGTCTTTCTGAAGGAGTTGCTTTAAAGGCTTCGGGAATAAAGAAAGATATTTTGGTTTTTTCAGGAATAAATACGCATAGAGAGCTAATGCAAGCCCTTGAGCATGAGCTCACAGTCGTAATCCATACTGAAAGTCAGCTCGATATTTTGAGGGCTCTTCCTGCATGTTGTGAGTTAAATTGTTGGGTTAAGTTCGATAGTGGCATGCACCGATTAGGGTTGCACATAGATGAGCTCAGTCGCACTCTTAGTGCTTTAAATGATATGCCTTATATCAAGGTCAATGGAGTTCTGAGTCATTATTCTTCAGCTGACAGTGATTCAGAACGAAGCCTTTTACAACTAGATAAGTTTGAATGCGCTGTGTCAAATATAGATATTAATTCATCAATAACTAATTCAGCAGGGCTCTTACAAGGTTACTTTAGAGAGCAAAGCCATGCGCGAATTGGCTTGTCATTATATGGTGTATCTCCGTTCAGTAATAAAATTGGTTATGATTTTGGCTTACGTGCATCCCAAACATTAAATGCTTATGTTATTTCTGTACGTCAACATTGCAAAAATGAGCCTGTAGGTTACGATGGGATTTGGATTTCTGAGCAAGATACAAATCTAGCAGTTATTGGGATTGGTTATGCTGATGGTTATCCAAGAAGTGCAAAGAGTGGCACACCAGTACTTATTCATGGTGTGGAGTACCCTTTGGTTGGGCGAGTTTCTATGGATTTGATTTGTGTCGATATTGGTAACGATTCCGAGGTTAAAGTGGGAGACGAAGTAGTTTTATGGGGAGGAGCTTTACCTATTGAACACATAGCTAGGTGTGCCGGAGTGATTCCTTATGAGCTTCTAACAGGGGTGTCTAAGCGTGTTAATCGCCGCTATTTTAACAATTAA
- a CDS encoding acyltransferase, giving the protein MKKLKLAIYYVFLYNLPNSRYLPLFSKLRCWYLSRVLGIMSAHPKNRFENQVYISDASELKLGENVRINENVFIQSAIIGNNVMIAPNVAILSSTHSYERLDIPMVDQEDTFGLTPIIEDDVWIGRSVVIRHGVTIGRGAVVGACSLVTKDVPSYAIVGGVPAKVLKYRNEKKHKNE; this is encoded by the coding sequence ATGAAAAAATTAAAGCTCGCAATTTATTATGTTTTTTTGTATAACCTGCCTAATTCGAGATACCTACCTTTATTTAGTAAACTTCGTTGTTGGTATTTAAGTCGGGTGCTTGGAATCATGAGTGCGCACCCCAAAAACAGGTTTGAAAATCAGGTTTATATCTCTGATGCTTCTGAGCTTAAGTTGGGTGAAAATGTTCGGATCAACGAAAATGTTTTTATTCAAAGTGCCATAATCGGCAACAATGTAATGATTGCACCCAACGTAGCAATACTTTCTAGTACGCATAGCTACGAAAGGCTAGATATTCCGATGGTTGACCAAGAAGATACTTTTGGTCTTACTCCAATTATTGAAGATGACGTTTGGATTGGTCGAAGTGTAGTTATAAGGCATGGAGTGACCATTGGGAGGGGGGCAGTTGTCGGGGCATGCTCTTTAGTGACAAAAGATGTTCCAAGCTACGCTATTGTTGGCGGTGTGCCTGCTAAAGTATTGAAATATAGAAATGAGAAAAAGCATAAGAATGAATAA
- the wecC gene encoding UDP-N-acetyl-D-mannosamine dehydrogenase, with amino-acid sequence MSFETVSVVGLGYIGLPTAAMFASRKKNVIGVDIDQHTVDTINQGKIHIVEPELDMIVHAAVTEGYLKATTYPEPADAFLIAVPTPFLPIQDNEIPAPDLSYIEAATRAIAPVLKRGDLVILESTSPVGATEQVAEWLAALRQDLSFPQTHGEESDINIAHCPERVLPGHVVRELVENDRVIGGLTSKCSQRSVELYQTFVQGECVITNARTAEMAKLTENSSRDVQIAFANELSVICDKLDINVWELIGLANRHPRVDILQPGPGVGGHCIAVDPWFIVAKTPDEAQIIHTARKVNDNKPSWVIGKTKIAIADFLQENADKTTKDITIACYGLAFKPNIDDLRESPAMQIVKEIASFHIGNVIAVEPNIQKLPVSLEKVELQEFEIARITADIHVMLVDHKEFEVEPLSLPYLIDTKGIWK; translated from the coding sequence ATGTCATTTGAAACTGTGTCAGTAGTCGGTCTTGGTTACATTGGTTTACCAACAGCTGCTATGTTTGCATCGAGAAAGAAGAATGTAATTGGTGTTGATATAGATCAGCATACAGTTGATACTATCAATCAGGGTAAGATACATATTGTTGAACCAGAGTTAGATATGATCGTTCATGCTGCAGTTACTGAAGGATATCTAAAAGCAACAACTTATCCTGAACCTGCGGATGCTTTTTTAATCGCTGTACCGACGCCATTCTTACCTATTCAAGATAATGAAATACCTGCACCTGATCTTTCTTATATTGAAGCAGCCACAAGAGCTATTGCTCCAGTATTAAAAAGAGGCGATTTGGTTATTTTGGAGTCGACCTCACCTGTTGGTGCAACAGAACAGGTGGCTGAATGGCTAGCGGCGCTGCGTCAAGATCTTTCTTTTCCTCAAACCCATGGGGAAGAGTCTGATATCAACATTGCTCATTGCCCTGAACGAGTATTACCAGGCCATGTTGTAAGGGAGTTGGTTGAGAACGATCGCGTTATTGGTGGACTTACATCTAAATGCTCACAACGCTCGGTTGAATTATACCAAACCTTTGTACAAGGTGAATGTGTTATTACTAATGCTAGAACTGCAGAAATGGCGAAACTTACAGAAAATAGTTCTCGTGATGTTCAAATTGCATTTGCAAATGAACTTTCAGTTATTTGTGATAAATTAGATATTAATGTATGGGAACTGATTGGGTTGGCAAATCGTCATCCGCGTGTGGACATTCTTCAGCCAGGGCCTGGTGTCGGTGGACATTGTATTGCAGTTGACCCTTGGTTTATCGTTGCAAAAACGCCAGATGAGGCTCAGATTATTCATACTGCACGAAAAGTTAATGACAATAAACCTAGCTGGGTAATAGGTAAAACTAAAATAGCTATTGCAGATTTCTTACAAGAGAATGCTGACAAAACTACGAAAGATATAACAATTGCTTGTTATGGCTTAGCCTTTAAACCTAATATCGATGATTTGCGTGAAAGTCCAGCAATGCAAATTGTGAAAGAAATTGCTTCTTTTCATATAGGCAACGTGATAGCTGTTGAACCTAACATCCAAAAATTACCAGTTTCGTTAGAAAAAGTTGAACTTCAGGAGTTTGAAATAGCCAGGATTACAGCCGATATTCATGTGATGTTAGTAGATCATAAAGAATTTGAAGTTGAGCCATTAAGTTTGCCTTACTTGATCGATACTAAAGGGATCTGGAAATAA
- a CDS encoding asparagine synthase-related protein gives MIIRVNKTSQDGLTKKVDFKNEVFYYHIFGSLYLENETEVIKAIQDDNHRYLEKLVGDFTIVVLDSTFRSVKIVSDRPGKKNIFHYINEGVLTISDDFWEIKNALSLGIDDLDITGIKQQIVFSTGLNNRTILKGVKTVPAATILTIDLTKDTVTTKRYWQFSYINNQLSYDDKLDLIDETFTNALGAIRALNPEEPSFAVGISGGLDSRIIPYYAKKNGMQIEGFTIGLEKPRKLFLSNDFNSANKIADHFGLERRTLNYNSIPFETQLNMESKLAPEVCSQIFKIVDVSELKSNVLLTGASGFIIGASPLYKSIKQSPLIEHTLLHQSLLGVKPKAAKAKKAISSLTGLALDFMPKLSASGFGDFFTKDELDECIADIETFYTEFETISDSEKLMNYAIFGLGRNNSKGAFESFLGQKESYSIYTPFFLDTVQQFNEAELLDRQLFQEFIANRLPELNSIQGQSFKPTLSGNINPITNVSKKIFAMGNFVIRGNGVMNYENWVNSSEFKKLKLRLDNDTKNIQTKLDLSFDYGEHRVHPGIQQNILKMQTILLKM, from the coding sequence ATGATCATAAGAGTAAATAAGACGTCGCAAGACGGACTAACAAAGAAAGTAGACTTCAAGAATGAAGTATTTTATTACCATATTTTCGGTAGTTTGTACTTAGAAAACGAAACTGAAGTCATTAAAGCTATACAAGACGATAATCATCGTTATTTGGAAAAACTAGTTGGTGATTTTACTATTGTTGTTCTCGATTCGACGTTCAGAAGTGTAAAAATTGTCTCAGATCGACCAGGTAAGAAAAATATATTTCATTATATAAATGAAGGCGTACTAACGATATCTGATGATTTCTGGGAAATAAAAAATGCTTTATCACTTGGAATTGATGACCTTGATATAACAGGGATTAAGCAACAAATAGTCTTTTCAACGGGACTAAATAACCGGACTATACTGAAAGGTGTAAAGACAGTACCTGCTGCTACAATTCTGACTATAGATTTAACAAAGGATACGGTAACAACAAAAAGGTACTGGCAGTTTAGTTACATTAATAACCAACTTTCATATGATGACAAGCTTGATCTGATTGATGAAACTTTTACAAATGCGCTTGGTGCAATCAGGGCTTTGAATCCGGAAGAGCCTAGTTTTGCGGTAGGTATCAGTGGTGGCCTTGATTCTCGAATAATTCCATATTACGCGAAGAAAAATGGAATGCAGATTGAAGGCTTCACAATTGGTTTGGAAAAGCCTAGGAAGTTATTTCTATCTAATGATTTCAATAGCGCAAATAAAATTGCAGATCATTTTGGTTTAGAGCGACGAACCTTAAATTACAACTCTATTCCTTTTGAAACACAATTAAATATGGAATCAAAACTTGCTCCTGAAGTTTGTTCTCAAATTTTTAAGATAGTAGATGTTAGTGAATTAAAATCAAATGTTTTACTCACTGGTGCTAGTGGTTTTATTATTGGTGCATCTCCACTCTATAAGTCAATTAAACAGAGCCCCCTTATAGAGCATACGTTATTGCATCAATCTCTACTTGGTGTAAAGCCAAAAGCAGCTAAAGCAAAGAAAGCAATAAGCTCATTAACTGGTTTAGCTTTGGATTTTATGCCTAAATTAAGTGCGTCTGGTTTTGGTGACTTTTTTACAAAGGATGAGCTGGATGAATGTATCGCTGATATTGAAACTTTTTATACTGAGTTTGAAACTATCTCTGACTCTGAAAAGCTAATGAACTATGCAATTTTCGGTCTCGGGAGAAATAATTCGAAAGGAGCTTTCGAAAGCTTTTTAGGGCAAAAGGAATCTTATAGTATTTATACACCATTTTTCTTAGATACAGTTCAGCAATTTAACGAAGCTGAGCTGCTAGATAGGCAGTTATTTCAGGAGTTTATTGCAAATAGGTTACCTGAGTTAAATTCGATTCAAGGCCAAAGCTTCAAGCCTACCCTGTCTGGAAATATTAATCCAATAACGAATGTTTCAAAGAAAATATTCGCGATGGGTAATTTTGTTATTAGGGGGAATGGCGTTATGAATTATGAGAATTGGGTTAATTCTAGTGAGTTTAAAAAACTGAAATTACGATTGGATAACGACACTAAAAACATTCAAACTAAGCTGGACTTAAGCTTTGATTATGGAGAACATCGTGTTCACCCTGGAATTCAGCAGAACATTCTTAAAATGCAAACCATTTTGTTAAAGATGTAA
- a CDS encoding WecB/TagA/CpsF family glycosyltransferase, which yields MNNKCIINGLEISAFDDMGHAIDSILHEGDVVSGCAIAVNAEKIVSSYEREDVKSILESASFRYPDGAGVSLVMAKRGCVSARIPGCDLWVELMKGSASFNLPVFIVGAKPEVNLQTVEKLKNEFGVKVVGACDGYFDNESELIDRVKRSQAKIVTVALGSPRQENFINRCREFHPDAFYMGVGGTYDVFTDRVKRAPQWAQKYNLEWLYRLVSQPTRITRQFKLVKYLFLVVMNKV from the coding sequence ATGAATAATAAATGTATAATTAACGGGCTAGAAATTTCAGCATTTGATGATATGGGACATGCTATCGATTCTATTCTACATGAAGGTGATGTCGTTAGTGGTTGTGCCATTGCTGTCAACGCTGAAAAAATAGTTTCAAGTTACGAAAGGGAAGATGTAAAAAGCATTCTAGAGTCTGCAAGTTTTCGCTATCCAGATGGAGCTGGTGTTTCTTTAGTTATGGCGAAGCGTGGTTGCGTTAGCGCTAGGATTCCTGGGTGTGATTTATGGGTGGAGCTCATGAAAGGTTCTGCTTCGTTCAATCTTCCGGTCTTTATTGTTGGTGCTAAACCAGAAGTAAACTTGCAAACTGTTGAAAAGTTAAAAAATGAGTTTGGCGTTAAAGTTGTTGGTGCTTGTGATGGTTATTTTGATAACGAATCGGAGCTGATCGATAGAGTTAAGAGGAGTCAGGCGAAAATAGTAACAGTTGCACTAGGTTCACCTCGGCAAGAGAATTTTATTAATCGGTGCCGCGAATTTCACCCTGACGCTTTCTATATGGGAGTAGGGGGCACTTATGATGTGTTTACTGACCGAGTTAAACGCGCACCACAATGGGCGCAGAAGTATAACTTAGAGTGGCTTTACCGTTTAGTTTCACAGCCAACAAGAATTACGAGGCAGTTTAAGCTAGTAAAATATTTATTTTTGGTTGTTATGAATAAGGTTTGA
- the wecB gene encoding non-hydrolyzing UDP-N-acetylglucosamine 2-epimerase, which translates to MSKKKVLTVFGTRPEAIKMAPLVHALKSDERFESKCCVTAQHREMLDQVLELFKITPDYDLDLMQQGQALNDITARILIELKPVLQEFKPDVVLVHGDTATTFAASLTAYYEKIDVGHVEAGLRTGNIYSPWPEEANRRLTGTLTKYHFAPTETSKENILNENFNSDDICVTGNTVIDALLMIKDKINSDLELHTVLSEQFPFLDENKKLILVTGHRRESFGGGFERICDALATVAKQHPEVQILYPMHLNPNVREPVNRVLSDVDNVYLIEPQQYLPFVYLMTQAHIILTDSGGIQEEAPSLGKPVLVMRDTTERPEAVEAGTVKLVGTDVDKITSSLTILLESSEEYKKMSFAHNPYGDGKACQRILDELAK; encoded by the coding sequence ATGTCGAAAAAAAAAGTTTTAACGGTTTTTGGTACAAGACCGGAAGCCATAAAAATGGCTCCATTAGTACATGCATTGAAATCAGATGAGCGTTTCGAATCTAAATGCTGTGTAACCGCACAACACAGAGAAATGCTAGATCAAGTACTTGAACTTTTCAAAATTACTCCTGATTACGACCTTGATTTAATGCAGCAAGGCCAAGCTCTTAATGATATAACTGCTCGTATATTGATTGAACTTAAACCTGTACTTCAGGAGTTCAAGCCAGATGTGGTACTCGTTCATGGCGATACAGCTACAACTTTTGCTGCAAGTCTTACTGCTTACTATGAAAAAATTGACGTTGGGCATGTTGAGGCAGGATTAAGAACAGGTAATATTTACTCTCCTTGGCCAGAAGAAGCTAATCGTCGTTTGACTGGTACGTTAACAAAATATCATTTTGCTCCTACAGAAACATCTAAAGAAAATATCTTAAATGAAAATTTCAATTCAGATGACATTTGTGTGACAGGTAATACCGTTATTGATGCGTTGCTAATGATCAAAGACAAAATTAACTCAGATCTCGAATTGCATACAGTTCTCTCTGAACAGTTTCCATTTTTAGATGAAAATAAAAAATTGATTTTAGTCACAGGCCATCGAAGAGAAAGTTTTGGCGGTGGTTTTGAGCGTATTTGTGATGCATTAGCTACCGTAGCTAAACAACATCCTGAGGTACAAATCCTTTACCCAATGCACTTGAATCCTAATGTACGTGAACCTGTTAACCGTGTTTTATCTGATGTCGATAATGTCTATTTAATTGAACCACAACAGTACTTACCATTTGTATACTTAATGACACAAGCACATATTATTTTAACTGATTCAGGTGGTATTCAAGAAGAAGCCCCTTCCTTGGGTAAGCCTGTATTAGTGATGCGCGATACCACTGAGCGTCCAGAAGCGGTAGAAGCAGGTACCGTAAAGTTGGTTGGCACTGATGTAGATAAAATTACATCAAGCCTGACTATATTGCTCGAAAGTTCAGAGGAGTATAAAAAAATGAGCTTTGCTCATAATCCATACGGCGATGGTAAAGCGTGCCAGAGAATTTTAGACGAATTAGCAAAATAA
- a CDS encoding polysaccharide biosynthesis C-terminal domain-containing protein, whose amino-acid sequence MQFLLMPAASHFLSIPEYAQLTIFLALLTALVPMVSLSSESAYAIFYNQELGLNKKRLFIDSVHVATTGLIIFSFVNILLSLIDDNLLFSVVSLKYQMTKMLLIVFFEYFMNLYLLSNRLNFDKVGYFCWFILFFAVKFFVGLGAIYLFESSDAYLNSILLLNFTFFIIIVSRVFGLVGFFGEVFLFNRDSYVRLIKYSTIILPVSIFSVINSMIDKIYITSLLPLKELANYTSVFLLAGAIQVVILAMNKSYMPSLLKLYSLHGYLSLDKIKNRTKSLMLVSYLFFIFCIIILPFVFKYIYSDKIEFSYNVFVVLSLSFLFNTLYILYTNVLSLEEQTAKYKMFGFISATILNVPLSYILTLKFGILGAALSTMLSCIFAASILYSLVNRRVKRHYLLKDSLIFVFVASTTAIFFVVLNTQIKIF is encoded by the coding sequence ATGCAGTTTTTATTAATGCCAGCAGCATCTCATTTTCTTAGTATTCCAGAGTATGCACAGCTAACTATTTTTTTAGCTTTGCTCACTGCATTAGTTCCTATGGTAAGTCTATCAAGTGAATCCGCTTATGCTATATTCTATAATCAAGAATTAGGGCTAAATAAGAAAAGGTTGTTTATCGATAGTGTGCATGTCGCAACAACGGGCCTTATTATATTTTCTTTTGTTAATATATTGCTGTCACTAATTGATGACAACCTATTGTTTAGTGTCGTTTCATTAAAGTATCAAATGACAAAAATGCTCTTGATTGTATTTTTTGAATACTTTATGAATTTATATTTATTATCCAATCGCCTTAATTTTGATAAGGTTGGATATTTTTGTTGGTTTATATTATTTTTTGCAGTAAAGTTTTTTGTTGGCCTCGGTGCTATCTACTTATTCGAGAGTTCTGATGCTTATTTAAATTCTATATTGTTGCTAAACTTTACGTTTTTTATCATTATTGTTTCTAGAGTGTTTGGGTTGGTTGGATTCTTTGGTGAAGTGTTTTTATTTAACAGGGATTCTTATGTTAGGCTAATAAAATACTCTACAATAATTTTACCTGTAAGTATATTCTCTGTCATTAACTCTATGATAGATAAAATATATATTACATCTCTGCTTCCATTAAAAGAATTAGCTAATTACACATCTGTTTTTTTATTGGCGGGGGCTATTCAGGTTGTAATATTAGCCATGAATAAGTCATATATGCCTAGTTTGTTAAAGCTATACTCACTGCATGGATATCTTTCTTTAGATAAAATAAAAAATAGAACTAAGAGCTTAATGCTAGTTAGTTATTTGTTTTTTATATTTTGTATTATTATTTTGCCATTCGTTTTTAAATATATATACAGTGATAAGATAGAGTTTAGCTACAATGTATTTGTTGTCCTCAGTTTAAGTTTTCTCTTTAATACTTTGTATATACTATATACAAATGTACTTTCTTTAGAAGAGCAGACAGCAAAATATAAAATGTTTGGGTTTATATCTGCTACAATTTTAAACGTCCCGCTAAGTTATATTCTAACATTGAAGTTTGGTATTTTAGGAGCGGCATTATCAACAATGCTAAGCTGTATTTTTGCTGCATCCATTCTTTATTCTTTGGTTAATAGAAGAGTGAAGCGCCACTATCTTTTAAAAGATAGCCTTATCTTTGTTTTTGTGGCAAGTACAACTGCAATCTTTTTTGTGGTTCTAAATACGCAGATAAAAATATTTTAG